A genomic window from Lotus japonicus ecotype B-129 chromosome 1, LjGifu_v1.2 includes:
- the LOC130743987 gene encoding LRR receptor-like serine/threonine-protein kinase GSO1 has translation MKNGSVWDWLQGKPAKESKVKKSLDCETRLKIVVGLAQGVEYLHHDCVPNIIPRDIKSSNVLLDSKMEAHLGDFGLAKALIENYDDSNTESNSWFAGSYGYMAPEHAFSLQATEKSDVYSMGVVLMELLAVECQQVLDQT, from the exons ATGAAGAATGGGAGTGTGTGGGATTGGCTTCAGGGTAAACCAGCCAAGGAGAGTAAAGTAAAGAAGAGCCTTGATTGTGAGACAAGGTTGAAAATTGTTGTGGGACTGGCTCAAGGAGTGGAGTACCTCCATCATGATTGTGTGCCAAATATCATTCCCAGGGACATCAAATCTAGCAATGTATTGCTAGATTCTAAAATGGAGGCACACTTGGGAGATTTTGGACTGGCAAAAGCTCTGATTGAGAATTATGATGACTCCAATACTGAGTCAAATTCTTGGTTTGCTGGGTCTTACGGCTACATGGCTCCAG AGCATGCATTCTCCCTGCAGGCAACAGAAAAAAGTGATGTTTACAGCATGGGAGTCGTTCTTATGGAACTTTTAGCGGTAGAATGCCAACAAGTTTTGGACCAGACATGA